The window ACTTGAGTTAGAATCAGTTTCTCCATCCTCTAAGGTAATTGGTGGACATGGGTCTCGTTGGGAACCGAGTTTAAGCTTCATTAGGGTGGTCTCTGCAAGAAGGAACTAAATGAGAACTGTAAAGAATTTATCTAATAGTTCTTGGTCTCATAAATGTAGTCTTAGAAcccaaaaatttgaattcctAAGCTAAAACACTATTTCTACCAATCGGCTGTTTATCCCCAACTACAGATTCTGGACTGCAGTCTAAGAGAAAGTGAGCTATATGGTTCAGAcctaaaatttgaaagcttATACaagtaaacaaagaaaacgTAGGTCCCTTTGGAACTGGTAATCCTCGAAAGACTTTCGAGGAGTGATACTTCCAACAAGCCACCACAGTTTCCATTACTAATAACTTAACAACAATTCCAACTATTTATCTAATCCTACATAATGCACAATTGCACATTCAAAGCCGATTAACTGATTTATGAAAGGAAACTTgcatattaatataaaaaataactgGAGCAAATTGTGTAAAAGAATTCCTATGAGCCTGGAATGCAATGCGAATAATTAACTAAACGCATGGATAGATATGCTATTAGAGTGAAGATACGGCACAAAACGGTGCATCACTGTCAACTacttgtaacagctcaagcccattgctagcgGATATTATCCCCTTTGgacttttttgggctttcctcaacgttttaaaacgcatctactaaaGAGAAATTTCTGCACCCTTaaaaggaatgctttgtttgcctctccaaccgacattcGTTAAAGGATGCCAAAGCTTAGACTGCAAGAACGATGCTATGGCTAACTTGATCATTGGAAAAAGAAGCCACTACAAACTTGGTCAGCCACCAgcaatactaaaaaaaaaactattaaataaaacgTTGATGGCTCAATATCAATCGCTAGCAGCAGCAATGTCTCCTCGTTTTCATATCTTTCAGCGTTAAGAATCATGTATTTTCTTGCATTAAAAAACTGCTTGGAAAACTGTACAATTCTCTGAACAAGGACACTgttgaaataatatatagcTAACATTTGATTAATGATAAGTAATAAGAACATAAGTTTGCAATGTAGCAAGTttgtagatttacaatttgaacAGTTAATGTTTAGTCAGAGAAgtggatttaaaaaaaaaagtgtactATTAATCAACTAGGATTTCAAATCATCTGCCTATGATAAGCAAATCAACACAACAATGTAGACTTGCCAACAGAAGCCGTACGAATAATCTCTCCAGAAACTCCGACGTTATAAGCTGAACGAACTCTTCACCACAAATGAGCAATGACCCCGAAAATAACAGCTCTCAAATACATAATCCGGTACAGTAGATCCACTTCTTAAGTTAATGAAACGAACAATAATTCAAACAGAGTTCTTCTTTATAGTGAGAAACTTCATTATCTCTCAAATTCAAGAATCATTCTCTATAGTCATTCCAAATAACAAGATAACATCAATAACCCATTCAAATTCTCCCATCTGAttccttgttcttgttggTTACTAAAAATGTCTAATTGTTTCTAATTCTAAACATCGTTAAAACCAGATCTCCTACACTCTCCAATACCAATTCAACTTTTCTCCGCCAAAGTACTAAGTGGctaaaaaactgaaaaaccaaaagaaaacaaaagaacaaagggCGAGaacacatcatttttcaatcCAAGCAAAAATTGATTTCCATGAAATGGAAAGAATCCTATCATATTATCGCATTTAATTCAAGTAAGCAAAGGAAAATCGGCAGATTAGTAAAGAGTTCACTTGTGAAACCATAACtggattaaaaagaaagattgagATAGGGAACGAACCGTAGATGGAGAGACAATCATCCTTATGAATCTTGGAAGTCGGCCGCTCCAAGGAATCAAGTGAAGAAGGCGATCTGATCCTCCCAAACATCGTTTCACTCTCAATCAGAGCCGCACAGACACGAATGTCTCAACAGCttcctcttgaagaagaaatgaaaaatgcgGATTCAGATTTCAGTGGCGCGCAAATGAATTAGGAAAGGGCGGGAAGCTTACACTGCAATCTTTGTCCGCTTCAGTTTGGGCCTACATGGGCTTTATTAATATGGGCCGCTTCAGTTTGGGCCTACACGGGCTTTATTAATATGGGCCGCTTCgttataaaagtttaaaatattttatattattttgaagcaATTGATTTACAAACAccaaaacaatttaattaattaatttaacatgATTCTTACATTTTCACCCGAAAATGACGAATCATCATATGACCGGTGaatccaaccaacgtgggttgacattttcttggaccaactcgaaaatagggcTACACTACaaccatatttttaatattattatgaaaattaagaatatttaacgtttgtaacTAATATTAGTGAAATATTAGTGATGTGTTAgtgacttgtgaatgtttgtttgatattgaattttatgaaatttagttattaatgtaacatgtacCGTAAATAAgtaagaataattaaaaaaaaaaaaaaaactcgataaCCTAATCCAACCTAACCTGAAAATAGAGGATTGAATTAACCTGAAAATAGCAATCCAACCCATGTACATTTATACAACCTAGACAAGACCCAACCCATGTATAGACCCGAGGCATCATGGTTTTGGGGATCCCTATCAATAAAGtctgaacacgactctccaccatattatgatattatctactttgaatataagctctcatgtctTTACTtgggacttccccaaaaggcctcatctcaatggagagagtattccttgattataaatctacgatcattttctaaattactgaatgtgggactttcatcatccaaccgTCTCAATTCATCAAGCTAGACATATTGATCCCGGTTTCGTGCTCAAAAGTCGAtataaaaagaaggaaagataAAACGAATATGACTCtagaaaaaacaagaagacATGAAAAGGGCCAGTGTAAAGCATTCATCTAATTTCTAACAAGACACTCAATTGATATATCAAAATCAAGTAATAACGACGACAGTAAGCCTGAGGCGCCAATGTGTTTAGAACGAAACGACAGCGCCATTTTCACGAAGTTCCGATGCTCAAATTTCATCGACGCAAACTAAAATCGTAGTTACAGATCAATGACACGAGACAACTTCTGGATACGGTTAAGTAAGAAGTCTCCTTGCTTGATGGTAGCTTGGTACAGAGCGTTCTTCGAATCAGGACGATTAGTTTCGAGAACACCTGCTACTTTATCGATCTTGCAATGAAGTTTTCCCGCAGCAATGAAACGAGACAACTCCCTGGCACCATCAGAGAAACACATTTTATGAGAGAGAACAATCATTTAGACATCATTTAGACGATTAGTATCCATGCATGAACACTTACAGATCGATAAATTCCACAGATACTCCAAATGCATTAGCCATTGCTTTGATTGTGACACTCTTATAGGACTCCAGAAACTGGGAATAAACAACAGTTCTGACCTCTCTCATGTAGTACCTGAAGTGCGGGTGCAAATAACGGTCTAATTTTATTTGCTCGGTCAGACCAGCTGCATTGATACAgatcaaataaagaaatgtgAAACCCGAAACAAGTAGATTATCGGTCACGGATTTAAGCATCGTGTAAAATTTCCTGCTTACCGAAGGCtgagaaaaatgatttatattGACAGTCATACAAAGAGTTCAAAAAGTCAGAAAGGTATGGGACTTTTCCGATCACCGTCAATATCTCAGGGGCATCAACGACCTAcagtaaatgaatgaaaatcgATAGAGCAATTGGGAAGACGTGCCAACTATCCATGATACAAAAAACTTAATGCAAATTCATGGAAATTTTAAGTACCTTTTGCTTTAGAGACACTCTATCCAAAGATATAATGCTTGTGAGAACtgtataaaatatgaatgtgTCATAAGGAAAAAGCTCGTATGTAGTGAAAGTCGAGATGGAATCCAAAAACAAGTTGGCTGCTTTCTTGAAGTTTCGAGTCGACATGCAGTACAAGCCTTCATACACCTTCAGAcgattctttctttcccaATCACCTCCTTCTTCAAACAAGCTGGCAAACAGAGCAAGTAATCactgttagacgaacatgactctctacaatggtatgatattgtccactttgagcataagctctcatggctttgctttgggcttccccaaaaggcctcacaccaatggagagtgtattctttgattataaacccatgatcattccctaaattagccgatgtgggacttctaTCATCCAACAATCACAACCAATAACATACAAATgttgattttgaaaagaaatactACGCGCGATGTTCATATCATGGCTTACTTTTTAGCTTTTTCGATACTTTTCGAGATGAGGTCAAAATCCATGTAGAAAAATCCAAGCTGTAGAGTATGGAAAACCAAATCCATCTTAAGTCCAACCGCAACTGTTTTGCTCTCAGTTACCTTGAGTTGCTCCAGTGCTCTGTCCTGAGGTCAAAATCTAGAACGTTAGGTGGAAGTCGTAGAACAGCCCTACAATACTTGGGGAGAAAGATTTAACGAACCTTATCACCGATACGAATGAAGAAAAGTGATTTGGCTAAATGAGCTTCTCGAACTTCACTTTCACCCAAGTTTTCTTCAGCATCAGCAATCCTGAGTAAAAGATTGATGAATGGCTAAATAAACACATTGCTGTTCTGTTCAAagttataaacaaaataacacACAACAGCATGGCACCATAAACAGCTACAAAAATAGTGGCCATTAACTACAAGAAACACAGATCAACcattcaaatccaaatccataTCCAGTGTGGGTATGCATTAAGTGCGTTGTTTAAATAAAGGAGGAATGCAGTGAAGGGACTCAACGAGAGTTTCAATAGATATCGACTCGAAGGAGTTCtcaaaattcttcaaattacCAGATCATCATTTAGCAACTTGTATTGTTGGTTATTCAATCTATTTTAGTAGATCTGAAATCTATTTCCCATCAGCGTGCAACAATATTTTGAACTCATATGTGCCCTACTCGTCATATTCAATtactataaaacaaaaagaaccaCAGAAAGTCaccatacaaaatcaaaacattcAGCAGCAGCATAACCTTTCATCAATTAGGAATTTAGCAAAGTAAGGTCAGTTATGGTAGAATCATATCCAAAAGCTAAGTAGAACTGCGCCTCAAATAGAACAGATTCGCACATCCATGGAAATTCCGAATTAACTAAAGTTGAAAGTCGATGTGTTGATAGGAAGTGGAACTGTAAATCGATGCCAATTCAAGGATAATCAACTTAATGCACATTCACGTATATTCAAAGAACTTCAGATGTACTCTCCTACATAACCCTCACACTAAAGAACACTCGAAAAAACAGATCAACGATAGTATGAAAGAACTCACTTCTCGTCCAGCTTCTTCAACTCCTCCTCGTTTTTCGCACGCATCGAGTCCAACACGTTCCGATCCAAATCCAACAGCGAATTGCCGGTTAGGGCTTCGTATAAAGGAGCCATGTCTACACAATACAAAttacagagaagaaaaaaccaCATTTCGTAAGACAGAAATCACAATGCGAAATCGATGAAACTCATTGAGAGTATGAAGCAATCCGCGAATTACCATCAGCTTTAACGGAGGCCAATACTTCCTCCCTAAGATTAACCTTCTCGATATCTTGAACATCCGGGTGAGTTAGAAGGAAGAGCTTGTTAGCAAGCACGAGATGAGGCTGCTGAGTTCCCTCCTGTCCTTCCATGGCGACTGAGAAATTGCTCGCCGAGTGAAGAATTTGGGCGTCGTCCCTGTGATGTCTTTCTTGCAGGAGGAGGCACCAAGATTGGCGGAGGTGTGGCTTCCATttctctaatatatatattataaattaaattaataatacttttaataatgaaattattattattattattgttttttttttttaattttaaaatcaaaatattactaaaacaaaattttaatattttatatttaaatttgaactaTAACACGTAAGCTGCCTATTCCGCCCCTCGGTTTTAGACATTTCGGCATAGGTTGGAGATTGTTTCAAGCTCATCAACATGTCGGATCACAATTGGAACTCGTCCTCAGAATGGGATCTAATTGTACTTCACGCTTAACGTTTTTTATGTCTTTTGGTTTGCCTAACCAGTGCATCTTTCTTTGGAGAAGCAACTCGCTCGGTTGAAATTTGCCCTTTCAGTTGTGTAACAAAACATCCACACGATTACGAGTTTGCTACCAACCTTTTCGACGACACTAGCCATGGGTTGGGCGAAcctttggctctaataccctCTGTCATCGCGTAAGTCCTTCAAGCCCCTAAACGGAGGCACCTTGCTAACCTAACGGTCCGCTGTAACAGGGTAAGCTTCAAAAAACCCTTTTGAGATTCTCAGTCAAGCTTCAGTATAACGCCTTGATTTGAGATttaggaatttaaatgaaagcGTCAGACGTATTCCCGTGGCTTTTCACACTGCTCAATCCCTTGTTTTGTTCTCGAGTCAGGGGCTCTTTCTTACGAGATGTCAGGTGCGTAGGAACGCCCAATCGGATTTCCACCGtgctctatatatatataaaagaatgaGATCCAATATAATTGAAACAAGATGAATGAATCCAACGGCTCTGAAGTTACTAACCAATACCGTCGAgttcattaaaaatttcagAACGAATTCCGATATGTCGTTTCGTTCATCGCAGGAACGATTCAGAATCCCCCCGGCCTCCTAATCTAGCCCAGCCCGGCGCCCACCGTTCTTCATCTTCGACCGAGAAGAAGGATCCGGCGAAGTTCTGAAAAGTTTCGCAATCAATGGGTAAACGAAAGCGTCCACAACCGGTGAACTTCATTGACCTCGATCAGCCGACCACAGGTAAAATTTCATCGGTTCGTTTAGTAGCATCTTCTTGCTTAGTTTCAATCGGCATCGTTTTGCAGTCGAGAGATTGGAGGGAGATAGTTTACTGTCGTGTGGTTTGAATTAGCGATTAGAAGAGCGTTTCTTGGACTTTGGCTGACATTTTTGCTTATTCGCGATTCGGGATGGTGATAATGGGAAGCTTGTTCTTACTAGCTAGTTGTATGTTTCTTCTTTGCCTCTAGAGGCTACCAAGATTATTGGGAGAAGAAAATTTATAGCTATGTAGTTTGTTTTATCCAGTTGCGCAGTGGTGGTAATTCATAGTAGGAAGCGGAATCTCGAACTACCTGCTTTCATGCCTgctcagaaaccaaaatttatcaaatactAGGGTGCCTATGTATGTTAACTGCAACACGAGTTTGTCTTGTTTGATGGAACTTTTAACTGCATCTGTCATATATGTTGTGGTAAACTCTTTGCATATTAGGAATTTTGGAAGGCTTGTTTCATAGAACGATGAAGGTCTCTGACTGGTTttatgcatcatcatcaatgaATTCTTGATGTGGTTCATTGCTTCCATCTGAAGATTTTGTTTATACTAGACAACTTAATCATAGGGATGGATAACTATggttatttattcaaatttttttagcaGGCTTACTAGTTATGTCAACCTCCTGATAATTGTATTGAATTTATACTGATCGTTGGAAATTCGTTTTAGAAGGTTTTGGCTGGTGTATGATTCTGCCTGGAACCATCTTTGATCTTTTAACACTGATTTTTTGTGGGTCGTTCTTTTGAGATGTGTAAACTTTATGGCTGGCCTTTAATCGTTCcttcttttggtttcttttgtGTGAAAGAAATGGGGGGATCTTGAAcagcattcattcttcatttagTTTTGTAAATGTTGACACCTTTCAATGTAAATGTTGACCCATTCAAGGATTTTAGTCTCTATTCTTTAATTCACAACGGGAAGTCTTTCTTGTAGTCCACCTGTTTAGGACCGTTGGGAGGGAGTTACATGTTGGTTAACTAAGGGGacgatcatgggtttataattaggaatacatctccaatggtatgaggtcttttgggaaaactaaaagtaaagtcatgagagtttatgctcaaagtggataatatcatattccACTGTGGAGGtccatgattcctaacaccaCCACGGGTGGTCAATTCACTTGtcaatgatcatgggtttagaagtaagaaatacatctccaatggtatgaggtcttttgagaAAACTAAATGTAAAGTCaagagagtttatgctcaaagtggacaatatcatacaattgtggaggtctgtgattcctaacaccaTCACTCTGGTGGTCATTTCACTTGTCAATGAAATATCTTTGTTTctctataaaaaaatcatcaacattttttttgtaattttatactGTTGGATAGAAAAGTAGTTCCTTGTAAGGTAAacaatttctattttctctcatGGAGAAAACGACTTCTTCGTCTTCTATTGCTTCTTGTTCCTTTATGTTATGGCCCACTATGGTTTCAGTTTTCTCTGTCcaaatccttttattttatttttaagttagaTTGTTTCGCTGAATTCAGCAAGGAAAATATATCATTTCttggggctcagcgtcttcgttggcacaccgcccgatgtccgGCTCTGATATAATTTGTAACAGGCCTatcgctagcagatgttgtaCTAGAGGTTGATTTTTAGTATAGTCATCTAGGTCCCCTTCATTATAATAACTTCCGGTCATTGTTCCATATAAGTTCTGTCTGTTTATTTTGGACACTCTCCAAATGAATTTTGGCAACAAACCGATTTGCTTACTGACAGTGACATGTTGGGTTCAGGTTACAAAATGTCACTCACCTTTTATATCAATTATCAGGGCATGGCAACaggaaaaaatcaaaagaatctGAGAATATCGAAACTGTACAGCTGGTACCTCCCTCGACGTCAGACACTAGTCCTGTTCGTCGTCGCAAGCAATCAACAACGGAAGTTGAAACCAGTGGTGCAAGTCCTAGTCAAAAAAGGAAGCTTGACTCTAGAGCTTTTGAATATTGTTTTCAGTAAGCAACATCTCTTATAAAATTGCTAAACATTATGAGATATTTGctgtaatttgattggaatATTGAGATGTGTAGGAACTTATGGAGGAGCTCTccagaagagaagaagatccAGTTTACATATCTTGACTGCTTATGGTTTAGCTTGTACTTGAAAGCAGCACACAGAAGAAAGGTCCTGAAATGGATtaagaacaaacaaatattttcaaagaaatatGTCTTTGTTCCTATTGTTTGCTGGTAGATTCTTCCCCACTCACGACTTAAAGTCTCGTATTATCGTGTTTATGTTGTATCATATAATGAACTAATTGTTATTAGGAGCCACTGGAGCCTATTGATATTTTGCCACTTTGATGAGAAGCCGGAttcaaaaactagaaaacCATGCATGTTATTGCTTGATTCACTTCAGGAGGCGAATCCAAGACGGCTTGAACCAGAGATTAGAAAGTGTGTTTTTAGGCGTTAATGGATTTCTTCTCTATTATTGTTTCTCTCAGTAATTGATATGCTTTTGCAACCCTTTTCAGATTTGTTATGGACATTTTCAAAGATGATGGCAGGTGCAAGAACTTGAAGGTTATTGGCGATATTCCTCTCATGGTGCCAAAGGTAATCGACATTGTCGTGTTCGAACTGTCTTCTGATCGTATTCTCCCTTTTAACTTGTAAATAATTACATGATCTACGAAATTTCTAGGTGCCACAACAGAAGAATGGTGAAGAATGTGGCAAATTTGTTCTGTACTTCATTCATTTGTTTATGAAAGCTGCTCCAGAAAAATTTAGCATCAAAGACTACCCTTACTTCGTGAGTGTTCTTATCCCACGTACTCCACATTAAGATATGCATAAATGACATTTTCTTCGGCAATGATTCTTCCAAATGCTGGAGAGATTCCATTAACGAGGTGAATTGGTGGCTTGCAGATGAAAGAGAATTGGTTTACAGAAGAAGGTGTGTGCCAATTCTTCAAGACATTCGGCCATTTTGAAGAGGATATCTGTCTATAATTTGCGCTGGACGCGTCGTGTTCATCCTCGGCACGGTCAGGTTGTCATCTCTACTCCATGAGAAGATTTGTATAGCAAAGTTCGCTAATTCCTGACATAGTTTAGTGTGTTTTGAATTGAGGATTTGTTGTGAAATGAGGAGGCATTTGTAGGGAAATGAGGAGCATTCATAATTAGCTCATCTTCTTAGTGTAGATCACTACTTTCATAACTATAGTACCTGAAGAATTGATTGGGTGTTCCAATTAGTTTGATATACATGTAAATGCATTTGTTCATATGATGCTACTATAGAGGATCCATTTTCATTGTTGAATCTTGGTCTGCTGAATCATGAACATATTATTCATTCAATTCAAGTTTATGGATGAAATTTGAGGTCCTTATATTTTTGGTCCGATTGGAATGACTCTAAAGTAGAAATTCATTCATGCTCGT is drawn from Cucurbita pepo subsp. pepo cultivar mu-cu-16 chromosome LG09, ASM280686v2, whole genome shotgun sequence and contains these coding sequences:
- the LOC111802558 gene encoding probable ubiquitin-like-specific protease 2A, with protein sequence MGKRKRPQPVNFIDLDQPTTGHGNRKKSKESENIETVQLVPPSTSDTSPVRRRKQSTTEVETSGASPSQKRKLDSRAFEYCFQNLWRSSPEEKKIQFTYLDCLWFSLYLKAAHRRKVLKWIKNKQIFSKKYVFVPIVCWSHWSLLIFCHFDEKPDSKTRKPCMLLLDSLQEANPRRLEPEIRKFVMDIFKDDGRCKNLKVIGDIPLMVPKVPQQKNGEECGKFVLYFIHLFMKAAPEKFSIKDYPYFMKENWFTEEGVCQFFKTFGHFEEDICL
- the LOC111802526 gene encoding 26S proteasome non-ATPase regulatory subunit 6 homolog — protein: MEGQEGTQQPHLVLANKLFLLTHPDVQDIEKVNLREEVLASVKADDMAPLYEALTGNSLLDLDRNVLDSMRAKNEEELKKLDEKIADAEENLGESEVREAHLAKSLFFIRIGDKDRALEQLKVTESKTVAVGLKMDLVFHTLQLGFFYMDFDLISKSIEKAKNLFEEGGDWERKNRLKVYEGLYCMSTRNFKKAANLFLDSISTFTTYELFPYDTFIFYTVLTSIISLDRVSLKQKVVDAPEILTVIGKVPYLSDFLNSLYDCQYKSFFSAFAGLTEQIKLDRYLHPHFRYYMREVRTVVYSQFLESYKSVTIKAMANAFGVSVEFIDLELSRFIAAGKLHCKIDKVAGVLETNRPDSKNALYQATIKQGDFLLNRIQKLSRVIDL